The window GCCTATTATTGAGGTTTCATTAGATCAGTTATATTTGAATAAAAGAACGTCTTCAGATTATCTAAGTTCAGTAGCCTTTTCTGCATAGCAGATTTAAAGCGAAAGACATTCCAGGAGGCATTTTAAAAGGGGTTCCTGATTTCTGTACTGTACATGTCATCTCCAAATCTGCAAAGATCGCATCTACACGTGCTGCTTCTCGCCCTGCGCCTTTTGTCCATCCACTACGTCACCAGTTAATGCAGCCGGCCAGCACCAAATTTGCTCCTTTTGAAGGTTCAACACCCTCTGCTGCTAGTTCAAGAGGTGAGCCAACCACTATTAGCAAGTTCTTCTATTAAGTACTCGTTGCATCATGTCGTAATTCTGTAACTCTGTTGTATAGGTCCTTTTTCAGGAGGTCCGAAGCCTGTTTGTGATCCGCCACCATCTACCCTTCAAAGTGACACAATGAATATCAAGTAAGTCGGAAAAATTATCTTGATATCCGCATAAACTGtactccctccgtcccaatttatttGTCGCACTTTCCTTTTTGGTCTATCCAAAAAGAATGTCACATTTccttatttagaaataatttatctTCAAAATTTCTCTTTTACCCTTAATGTGATGATTTACCGTCACAAAAATGTCTAGTGCTTGTTTTAGACcaaaagtttcaaaagtctttctttctttcttaaacctTGTGCCTAGTCAAACAGTGCACACaaattgggacggagggagtaCCGTGTTTTGATAACAGTAATTTGTTGCATACAAAATGAGAATGTCAAAGTCAGCGATGCAAATTCTTTGGAAGATTTTGAAATTTACGGATTTTGTTCTTCAGAGCACTATAGTTTTGCATAGTTTTCTCATTCCTAATTTGAATGTTACTATTTTAAACAGGTCGCCGTTCACCCACAGGAAAGGTCCTAATGGAAAACCATATGAAATCTCTTTGCCAGATACTGACATATCATATGTCAGTTCTGGTAGGCCAAGCATCGACAACATTTATTCTTCATTTTCCGATGGCTATGATGGTGGTGGACCGACTCCTCCTCGGCTTTCAGGCTTTTCAGATTTTGAGACCCAAAGTTTTGATTCCACACAGTTTGGGCGGAGATCAGTGGACACCCTGACTCCACCTGAACTATCACATTCATCGATCGAGAGTGATAGACCATCAGTCTCCCAAGGACCAGTAGTAAGCATTTGAAAAtataacctttttttttttttaaacattaAAATCTGACTCAATATTTCTAGACCATTTATCTTTCTCAATGAATCGATGAATATCCTTAGTTCATGTAGACTACGCTAAAAGCATGTGTGCAACATATATTTTGTCTGATTGAACTTTCTTATTCAATGAACGGATATAAAGCAAATTAGTTTCTATTAGAGTATGTTAAAGCGTGGTGATAGGATCTAAAATCTATAGTCAGTTATAGCTTCTGCTTGATGAGACAGAGAAATTTGGCTTCCTGCACTGTAGTTATTTGCTTGTGATGTAACTGACATTTAGTCATCTGGTGTTCTTTTAAAGTCTATCTTGAACTTATGTTTTCGCCATTCTCAAACAAAGAGTAAGGATGTAATATTAAGGAATGTCATAATTATAAGGAGTGACGTGGTTTTTGGATTCTAAAATCCAGAAGTATATGTAAGAAACTCTTTTGATACTTTAGATATTGTCAAAACTTGAGAAAACATTATGGTAGATATTCTGCTGAGGCTCTTCActttgcagaaatgcagggttaGACTGCGTACCCTTGTGGTCCAggccttccccggaccctgcgcATAGCGGGCGCTTAGTGCACTGAACTCTTCACTTCATGCCTTTAAGCATTATTTGTTCTATATTTACACCTCTACTTTGGCTTACAGGATGATATGGAAGCAGAAATGAGAAGGCTAAAGCAGGAGCTTAAGCAGACAATGGAACTATATAGCACGGCTTGCAGGGAAGCGCTTACAGCAAAACAAAAGGCACGATAAACTAATACTCCTGTGCACTCTAATGATTCTATTGGATGTACTAACATGTTGTTCGTTGCAGGCGATGGAACTGCAGCGTTGGAAACAGGAAGAACAACGACGATTAGAAGAGGCACGTTTAGCGGAGGAAGCTGCGTTGGCACTTGCCGAGAAGGAAAAAGCAAAGTCTAGAGCAGCAATTGAGCATGCAGAGGCAGCTCAGCGGCTTGCAGAACTAGAAGCTCAAAAGAGAATCAGCGCAGAAATGAAAGCTCTAAAAGAAGCAGAAGAGAAGAATAAGATACTGAATAAGCTTACGAACTCTGATTTCAGGTACAGAAAATATACAATTGAGGAGATTGAATCTGCAACAGACTACTTTGCCCAAACTCGTAAAATTGGAGAAGGAGGCTATGGGCCAGTGTATAAGTGCTACCTCGATCATACGCCTGTTGCAGTTAAGGTCCTTCGTCCTGATGCTGCTCATGGAAGACAACAGTTTCAGCAAGAGGTAATTCAGTGAAAGATGCAAAATACTGTTGGATAAGTATTTGAAAGAACGATATCCGAATTCAATGATTTTAGAGAAAATTGCTTACCACCCACTGTTATGTGTTACCTCCCTATGTTTATCACAGGCTTCAGGCATGTTTGTTTCATGACCTGAGAGTCTAATTTGACCGGGGAGGGGTGGGCGATAAGTCTAATTTAAACGGACTGTAAACTTTAAGTATCAGCAGATAAATAAGCAAGGGGAAATCTTCAAAGTAGAATGAATAGCATCTGATCAAAATTAAGGCAAGCGGCTATATAATCTCTAGACAAATTGTTATCAGTGCTGATCTAAGTATAATGAAGGGGGTTCAACCCTTTGTCGGAAAAGTTACACTGTGCAAATAGAGTAAATATGATCCTTTTTGGTTATATGTGAGCTGTTGAATACCCTTGACATGAAAAAACATTCAAGTTGGGCATTCAAAATTGCTTTAAGTCTCATAGGTTCAAATTCCAACTGTGACATCCTAGAGTTTTTTGAATCCCCTTGTAATAATTTCTGGTTCCGCCACTAATTATGATAATGCCCCACAAATGAATGTTGGTATGTTATATTGACCAAATTATATTTAGCAGTGGAGGACAATAAATATAGTTAGTATTCTTTACTAGTCAATAATTATATT is drawn from Nicotiana tomentosiformis chromosome 12, ASM39032v3, whole genome shotgun sequence and contains these coding sequences:
- the LOC104108934 gene encoding U-box domain-containing protein 52-like isoform X4, which produces MSNLNNLLLPLVNPLLQVQCHDVVLDDTDVVKAIVEYVNRTGIEVLILGATTRGGLLRFKAKDIPGGILKGVPDFCTVHVISKSAKIASTRAASRPAPFVHPLRHQLMQPASTKFAPFEGSTPSAASSRGPFSGGPKPVCDPPPSTLQSDTMNIKSPFTHRKGPNGKPYEISLPDTDISYVSSGRPSIDNIYSSFSDGYDGGGPTPPRLSGFSDFETQSFDSTQFGRRSVDTLTPPELSHSSIESDRPSVSQGPVDDMEAEMRRLKQELKQTMELYSTACREALTAKQKAMELQRWKQEEQRRLEEARLAEEAALALAEKEKAKSRAAIEHAEAAQRLAELEAQKRISAEMKALKEAEEKNKILNKLTNSDFRYRKYTIEEIESATDYFAQTRKIGEGGYGPVYKCYLDHTPVAVKVLRPDAAHGRQQFQQEVEVLSCIRHPNMVLLLGACPEYGCLVYEYMSNGSLEDRLFHRGKTPPLSWQQRFRIAAEIATGLLFLHQSKPEPLVHRDLKPGNILLDRNFVSKISDVGLARLVPPSVADTVTQYRMTSTAGTFCYIDPEYQQTGMLGVKSDVYSLGIIFLQILTAKPPMGLTHYVDRAIEKGTFNEMLDPAIPDWPVNEALSLAKLSLQCSELRRKDRPDLGKVVLPQLERLRALAEDNTCPSLMYNSNFSPNHSQVSLSRDNLSYPNTMPSSYESSRSQ